From Strix uralensis isolate ZFMK-TIS-50842 chromosome 1, bStrUra1, whole genome shotgun sequence, a single genomic window includes:
- the TCEA1 gene encoding transcription elongation factor A protein 1 isoform X1 — MTTEDEIIRIAKKMDRMVQKKNAAGALDLLKELKNIPMTLELLQSTRIGMSVNAIRKQSTDEEVTSLAKSLIKSWKKLLDGPSTDKDSEEKKKEAASSSQNSPEAREESSSSSNSSSRKEEGSAPSNSFIPSFPRAPSTSDSVRVKCREMLSAALRTGDDYIAIGADEEELGSQIEEAIFQELKNTDMKYKNRVRSRIANLKDAKNPNLRKNVLCGNIPPDKFAKMTAEEMASDELKEMRKNLTKEAIREHQMAKTGGTQTDLFTCGKCKKKNCTYTQVQTRSADEPMTTFVVCNECGNRWKFC, encoded by the exons gcTGGAGCTCTTGATTTATTGAAGGAGCTTAAGAATATTCCCATGACCCTTGAATTGTTACAG tCTACCAGAATTGGAATGTCAGTGAATGCGATACGCAAGCAAAGCACAGATGAAGAAGTTACATCTTTAGCAAAATCTCTTATCAAGTCTTGGAAGAAACTGTTAG ATGGACCTTCAACTGATAAAgattctgaagaaaagaaaaaggaggctgCGTCGTCCTCACAAAACAGCCCTGAAGCAAGAGAAGAAAG caGTTCAAGCAGCAATTccagcagcaggaaggaggagggTAGTGCTCCCTCAAattctttcattccttcttttccccGGGCTCCAAGCACTTCGGATTCTGTAAGAGTGAAATGTAGAGAAATGCTCTCTGCAGCTCTCAGGACGGGAG ATGATTACATTGCCATTGGTGCTGATGAGGAAGAGCTGGGTTCTCAGATTGAAGAAG CTATTTTTCAAGAATTAAAAAACACtgatatgaaatacaaaaataggGTACGAAGTAGAATAGCAAATCTCAAGGATGCAAAGAATCCTAACCTAAGGAAAAATGTGTTATGTGGGAACATTCCTCCTGACAAGTTTGCCAAAATGACAGCAGAG GAAATGGCAAGTGATGAGCTGAAAGAAATGCGCAAAAATCTGACCAAAGAAGCTATCAGAGAGCACCAGATGGCTAAAACAGGAGGTACCCAAACTGATCTGTTTACATGTGGCAAGTGCAAAAAGAAGAACTGTACATACACGCAG GTTCAAACCCGCAGTGCTGATGAACCCATGACAACATTTGTTGTCTGTAATGAATGTGGAAACAGATGGAAG
- the TCEA1 gene encoding transcription elongation factor A protein 1 isoform X2 yields the protein MTTEDEIIRIAKKMDRMVQKKNAAGALDLLKELKNIPMTLELLQSTRIGMSVNAIRKQSTDEEVTSLAKSLIKSWKKLLDGPSTDKDSEEKKKEAASSSQNSPEAREESSSSNSSSRKEEGSAPSNSFIPSFPRAPSTSDSVRVKCREMLSAALRTGDDYIAIGADEEELGSQIEEAIFQELKNTDMKYKNRVRSRIANLKDAKNPNLRKNVLCGNIPPDKFAKMTAEEMASDELKEMRKNLTKEAIREHQMAKTGGTQTDLFTCGKCKKKNCTYTQVQTRSADEPMTTFVVCNECGNRWKFC from the exons gcTGGAGCTCTTGATTTATTGAAGGAGCTTAAGAATATTCCCATGACCCTTGAATTGTTACAG tCTACCAGAATTGGAATGTCAGTGAATGCGATACGCAAGCAAAGCACAGATGAAGAAGTTACATCTTTAGCAAAATCTCTTATCAAGTCTTGGAAGAAACTGTTAG ATGGACCTTCAACTGATAAAgattctgaagaaaagaaaaaggaggctgCGTCGTCCTCACAAAACAGCCCTGAAGCAAGAGAAGAAAG TTCAAGCAGCAATTccagcagcaggaaggaggagggTAGTGCTCCCTCAAattctttcattccttcttttccccGGGCTCCAAGCACTTCGGATTCTGTAAGAGTGAAATGTAGAGAAATGCTCTCTGCAGCTCTCAGGACGGGAG ATGATTACATTGCCATTGGTGCTGATGAGGAAGAGCTGGGTTCTCAGATTGAAGAAG CTATTTTTCAAGAATTAAAAAACACtgatatgaaatacaaaaataggGTACGAAGTAGAATAGCAAATCTCAAGGATGCAAAGAATCCTAACCTAAGGAAAAATGTGTTATGTGGGAACATTCCTCCTGACAAGTTTGCCAAAATGACAGCAGAG GAAATGGCAAGTGATGAGCTGAAAGAAATGCGCAAAAATCTGACCAAAGAAGCTATCAGAGAGCACCAGATGGCTAAAACAGGAGGTACCCAAACTGATCTGTTTACATGTGGCAAGTGCAAAAAGAAGAACTGTACATACACGCAG GTTCAAACCCGCAGTGCTGATGAACCCATGACAACATTTGTTGTCTGTAATGAATGTGGAAACAGATGGAAG
- the TCEA1 gene encoding transcription elongation factor A protein 1 isoform X3, producing the protein MDCFRLQHKKKAGALDLLKELKNIPMTLELLQSTRIGMSVNAIRKQSTDEEVTSLAKSLIKSWKKLLDGPSTDKDSEEKKKEAASSSQNSPEAREESSSSSNSSSRKEEGSAPSNSFIPSFPRAPSTSDSVRVKCREMLSAALRTGDDYIAIGADEEELGSQIEEAIFQELKNTDMKYKNRVRSRIANLKDAKNPNLRKNVLCGNIPPDKFAKMTAEEMASDELKEMRKNLTKEAIREHQMAKTGGTQTDLFTCGKCKKKNCTYTQVQTRSADEPMTTFVVCNECGNRWKFC; encoded by the exons gcTGGAGCTCTTGATTTATTGAAGGAGCTTAAGAATATTCCCATGACCCTTGAATTGTTACAG tCTACCAGAATTGGAATGTCAGTGAATGCGATACGCAAGCAAAGCACAGATGAAGAAGTTACATCTTTAGCAAAATCTCTTATCAAGTCTTGGAAGAAACTGTTAG ATGGACCTTCAACTGATAAAgattctgaagaaaagaaaaaggaggctgCGTCGTCCTCACAAAACAGCCCTGAAGCAAGAGAAGAAAG caGTTCAAGCAGCAATTccagcagcaggaaggaggagggTAGTGCTCCCTCAAattctttcattccttcttttccccGGGCTCCAAGCACTTCGGATTCTGTAAGAGTGAAATGTAGAGAAATGCTCTCTGCAGCTCTCAGGACGGGAG ATGATTACATTGCCATTGGTGCTGATGAGGAAGAGCTGGGTTCTCAGATTGAAGAAG CTATTTTTCAAGAATTAAAAAACACtgatatgaaatacaaaaataggGTACGAAGTAGAATAGCAAATCTCAAGGATGCAAAGAATCCTAACCTAAGGAAAAATGTGTTATGTGGGAACATTCCTCCTGACAAGTTTGCCAAAATGACAGCAGAG GAAATGGCAAGTGATGAGCTGAAAGAAATGCGCAAAAATCTGACCAAAGAAGCTATCAGAGAGCACCAGATGGCTAAAACAGGAGGTACCCAAACTGATCTGTTTACATGTGGCAAGTGCAAAAAGAAGAACTGTACATACACGCAG GTTCAAACCCGCAGTGCTGATGAACCCATGACAACATTTGTTGTCTGTAATGAATGTGGAAACAGATGGAAG